The Porites lutea chromosome 4, jaPorLute2.1, whole genome shotgun sequence genome contains a region encoding:
- the LOC140935873 gene encoding toll-interacting protein B-like — MAAQSAQTTSRGNVMTGDLPDDFLRISPAVNQGQTIPVQPMPYYQPTVFMQPYQQQPLGRLSITLQQAKLAKNYGITRMDPYCRITVGSHVFESPTAHNGSTSPRWNKLMSIPIQEGVTNIYVEVFDERAFSMDERIAWGLIPIKEEVFSGETLEDWYPLSGKQGDDKEGMINLVFAYRKVPAPPPQAMIYPNMPVMMVPQPVVPGTQVVYPGGYGPGQPVPTGQPPQQPQQRPINEQDIAGLKDMFPNMEEGVIRSVLEASGGSVDAATTHLLSMTDS; from the exons ATGGCCGCTCAATCAG CTCAAACAACTTCTCGGGGAAATGTAATGACTGGGGATTTGCCCGATGACTTTTTGCGCATATCGCCAGCAGTTAATCAAGGGCAGACAATCCCAGTTCAGCCTATGCCATATTATCAGCCAACTGTATTCATGCAGCCATATCAACAACAACCATTAGGAAGATTAAGTATCACACTACAACAG GCCAAACTTGCCAAGAATTATGGCATTACACGTATGGATCCCTACTGTCGGATTACAGTTGGAAGCCATGTATTTGAAAGTCCAACGGCCCACAATGGCTCAACAAGTCCCCGATGGAACAAGTTAATGTCTAT ACCCATACAAGAAGGTGTTACTAACATATATGTCGAGGTCTTTGATGAG CGAGCATTCTCTATGGATGAGCGTATTGCATGGGGTCTTATTCCTATCAAAGAAGAAGTGTTTTCAGGAGAAACACTTGAGGACTGGTACCCGTTAAGTGGTAAACAGGGAGATGACAAGGAAGGAATGATCAACTTAGTTTTTGCATACAGG AAAGTACCTGCACCACCTCCACAAGCAATGATCTACCCTAACATGCCCGTCATGATGGTACCTCAGCCAGTGGTTCCGGGAACACAAGTGGTTTATCCAGGAGGGTATGGTCCCGGGCAGCCAGTACCTACTGGTCAGCCACCACAACAACCCCAACAAAGGCCCATTAATGAACAGGATATAGCAGGATTGAAGGACATGTTTCCCAATATGGAAGAGGGGGTCATTCGATCTGTTCTTGAAGCAAGTGGTGGAAGTGTTGATGCAGCAACAACACACTTACTCAGCATGACAGACTCTTGA
- the LOC140935872 gene encoding dehydrogenase/reductase SDR family member 12-like has product MTFYRNLVWFGKGFREYTKNGYLAAEKSFDPKALDVDISSRSFMITGANSGIGKDAAVFLAKKGATVHMVCRSETRGEEARKEITEVSGNDRVKLHLLDMSHPRKVWEFVEKFSSSSEPIHVLINNAGCMVNTREVDEDGLEKNFATNALGTYILTSGLVPVLLKQESPRVVTVSSGGMLVQKLDVKDLQFERMNPFDGTMAYAQNKRQQVVMTEKWAEKYKEIFFSSMHPGWADTPAVRSSMPGFHQKMKDRLRTSEQGADTIVWLAVADMSKETSGLFYQDRKAVATHLPLAWSKASDSDKDKLMSELEEMASKFK; this is encoded by the exons ATGACGTTTTATAGAAATTTAGTCTGGTTCGGCAAAGGATTCCGGGAGTACACGAAAAATGGCTATCTCGCTGCAGAGAAGTCCTTCGATCCCAAAGCTCTTGATGTTGACATTTCTTCTCGGTCGTTTATGATCACTGGAGCTAACAGTGGTATTGGAAAAGACGCAGCTGTCTTTTTAGCGAAGAAAGGAGCTACAGTTCACATGGTCTGTAGAAGTGAAACAAGAGGCGAAGAGGCGAGAAAAGAAATCACTGAAGTCTCTGGAAATGACAGAGTGAAACTTCACCTTTTGGACATGTCCCACCCAAGAAAGGTTTGGGAGTTTGTAGAAAAGTTTTCATCGTCTAGTGAGCCTATCCATGTGTTAATAAACAACGCTGGATGCATGGTGAACACTAGAGAAGTTGACGAGGATGGTTTGGAAAAGAACTTCGCCACCAATGCTTTGGGCACGTACATTCTGACCAGTGGACTGGTTCCAGTTCTTTTGAAGCAGGAATCACCAAGAGTTGTTACGGTCTCTTCAG GGGGTATGCTTGTGCAGAAACTTGATGTCAAAGACCTTCAGTTTGAAAGAATGAACCCATTTGATGGCACCATGGCATATGCACAAAACAAACGGCAGCAAGTTGTCATGACTGAAAAGTGGGCAGAAAAGTACAAGGAAATCTTCTTTTCTTCCATGCATCCAG gTTGGGCTGATACTCCAGCAGTGAGGTCATCAATGCCAGGTTTCCATCAAAAAATGAAGGATCGTCTTCGAACTTCAGAACAGGGAGCAGATACAATCGTATGGTTGGCTGTTGCTGATATGTCTAAGGAGACCAGTGGTTTATTTTACCAAGACAGGAAAGCAGTTGCAACACATTTACCACTTGCATGGAGCAAAGCTTCTGATAGTGACAAAGACAAACTGATGTCTGAACTTGAAGAAATGGCTTCAAAGTTTAAATAA